The Arachis duranensis cultivar V14167 chromosome 2, aradu.V14167.gnm2.J7QH, whole genome shotgun sequence genome has a window encoding:
- the LOC107474231 gene encoding uncharacterized protein LOC107474231 isoform X1, which yields MASSTTKPQKRIRDFLTEQQEPFILEVYLLERQHSSKWWKRFNGDSDGNKSSNDEKSRKRKKAMLPFYKVLLPYGKKGNSLWPNNNEDHNLFSSETFQRQHQKRIESSLVSMGKIPVYRIPHVAAIWNLLGESVKKENCTNTNKQSAEFLIRPNTSKKVVQKIRRLLCARERDISIVAIPTKQEKVKQCYKGPICEGKKECGRQGANLKTMDYLSSINEWRNMEEQVKAISVEITDHILEGINNEIVLEFIATWADQS from the exons ATGGCTTCATCAACAACCAAACCACAAAAAAGGATTAGAGATTTTCTCACTGAGCAACAAGAACCTTTCATATTAGAGGTTTACCTTCTTGAGAGACAACACTCTTCAAAATGGTGGAAAAGATTCAATGGAGATTCTGATGGAAATAAGAGTTCTAATGATGAGAAatcaagaaagagaaaaaaggcTATGCTTCCTTTTTACAAAGTTCTTCTACCATATGGAAAGAAAGGAAATTCCTTATGGCCAAATAATAATGAAGATCACAATTTGTTTTCTTCAGAAACTTTTCAGAG GCAGCACCAGAAACGCATAGAGAGTAGCCTTGTTTCAATGGGAAAGATACCTGTATACAGAATTCCACATG TAGCTGCCATATGGAATTTACTTGGAGAGTCAGTGAAGAAAGAGAATTGTACCAATACCAATAAGCAATCAGCAGAGTTTCTTATTCGGCCAAATACGTCCAAAAAGGTAGTTCAAAAGATTAGAAGACTGCTATGTGCCCGTGAGAGAGATATTTCCATAGTGGCCATTCCAACTAAGCAAGAAAAGGTAAAACAATGTTACAAAGGACCCATTTGTGAGGGAAAAAAAGAATGCGGTCGGCAAGGTGCAAACCTCAAGACTATGGATTACTTGAGTTCAATAAACGAATGGAGGAACATGGAGGAACAAGTGAAAGCCATTAGTGTTGAGATCACTGATCATATATTGGAAGGTATTAACAATGAAATTGTATTAGAATTTATAGCAACTTGGGCAGACCAATCCTAG
- the LOC107474231 gene encoding uncharacterized protein LOC107474231 isoform X2: MASSTTKPQKRIRDFLTEQQEPFILEVYLLERQHSSKWWKRFNGDSDGNKSSNDEKSRKRKKAMLPFYKVLLPYGKKGNSLWPNNNEDHNLFSSETFQRQHQKRIESSLVSMGKIPVYRIPHAAIWNLLGESVKKENCTNTNKQSAEFLIRPNTSKKVVQKIRRLLCARERDISIVAIPTKQEKVKQCYKGPICEGKKECGRQGANLKTMDYLSSINEWRNMEEQVKAISVEITDHILEGINNEIVLEFIATWADQS; the protein is encoded by the exons ATGGCTTCATCAACAACCAAACCACAAAAAAGGATTAGAGATTTTCTCACTGAGCAACAAGAACCTTTCATATTAGAGGTTTACCTTCTTGAGAGACAACACTCTTCAAAATGGTGGAAAAGATTCAATGGAGATTCTGATGGAAATAAGAGTTCTAATGATGAGAAatcaagaaagagaaaaaaggcTATGCTTCCTTTTTACAAAGTTCTTCTACCATATGGAAAGAAAGGAAATTCCTTATGGCCAAATAATAATGAAGATCACAATTTGTTTTCTTCAGAAACTTTTCAGAG GCAGCACCAGAAACGCATAGAGAGTAGCCTTGTTTCAATGGGAAAGATACCTGTATACAGAATTCCACATG CTGCCATATGGAATTTACTTGGAGAGTCAGTGAAGAAAGAGAATTGTACCAATACCAATAAGCAATCAGCAGAGTTTCTTATTCGGCCAAATACGTCCAAAAAGGTAGTTCAAAAGATTAGAAGACTGCTATGTGCCCGTGAGAGAGATATTTCCATAGTGGCCATTCCAACTAAGCAAGAAAAGGTAAAACAATGTTACAAAGGACCCATTTGTGAGGGAAAAAAAGAATGCGGTCGGCAAGGTGCAAACCTCAAGACTATGGATTACTTGAGTTCAATAAACGAATGGAGGAACATGGAGGAACAAGTGAAAGCCATTAGTGTTGAGATCACTGATCATATATTGGAAGGTATTAACAATGAAATTGTATTAGAATTTATAGCAACTTGGGCAGACCAATCCTAG
- the LOC107474237 gene encoding pre-mRNA-processing protein 40A (The sequence of the model RefSeq protein was modified relative to this genomic sequence to represent the inferred CDS: added 42 bases not found in genome assembly), giving the protein MLFLLQMLQCLLVRVRNCSIHNQCSSCLQDIFSLVNLHLRRRLYLCNISKQIGPRHPSHTHSQPTVPHLSSHMPSLAVSAATSHSSYTFQPPYSQQQDNVNAMAQYQPSGQMHAPPAGQPWVSSVSQSAATVTPVQQAGVQSSGTPSTDSATSAPNQQSASDWQEHTAADDRRYYYNKRTRQSSWEKPLELMSPIERADASTVWKEFTSSDGRKYYYNKVTQQSTWSIPEELKLARELALKAANQGMQLETSDTSNTAVSSAAPSTVTNTASSNTPLTSNGLSSSPASVTPIASSTGPQQLVSGLSSGGTELSTVVTASTTVAGPANPLDTTTPSSVENQASQDFAASTGGASVQDIEETKKGVPVAGKVNVTLPEEKANDKETFAYANKMEAKIAFKALLESANVQSDWTWEQAMREIINDKRYNALKTLGERKQAFNEYLGQRKKLEAEERRMKQKKAREEFTKMLEECKELTSSMRLSKAINMFENDERFNAVDKMRDREDLFESYMVELERKEKENAAEEHRRNLAEYRKFLESCDYVKVHSPWRKVQDRLEDDDRYLRLEKIDRLLVFQDYIRELEKEEEEQKRVQKERVRRGERKNRDAFRKLLEEHVAAGILNAKTQWREYCLKVRDLPQYQAVASNTSGSTPKDLFEDVVEDLENQYHEDKTLVKDIIKSGKITVVSTSVFEEFKAAILEEGSCETISEINLKLIFEDLLERAKEKEEKEAKKRQRLADDLTNLLYTFKDITTSSTWEDCKPLVEETQEYRSMGDENYSREVFEEYITYLKEKAKEKERKREEEKARKEKEREEKEKRKEKEKEKKEKDREREKEKSKDRHKKDDTDSENQDIEGHGFKEEKKKDKDKERKHRKRRHSSVEDVDSERDEKEESKKSRKHGSDRKKYLESMQTLQNQTMKPGIEDTRGSTVMVPGKPGAMKNLKTGNSVMMQRFRR; this is encoded by the exons ATGCTATTCCTTCTTCAAATGTTGCAATGCCTGTTGGTCAGAGTCCGCAATTGCAGTATTCACAACCAATGCAGCAGTTGCCTCCAAGACATATTCAGCCTGGTCAACCTGCACCTTCGTCGCAGGTTATACCTATGCAATATATCCAAACAAATAGGCCCCCGACATCCGTCCCACACACATTCACAGCCAACTGTTCCCCACTTAAGCAGTCATATGCCCAGCTTGGCTGTTTCAGCAGCAACTTCTCATTCTTCATATACT TTTCAACCACCGTATAGTCAGCAGCAGGATAATGTTAATGCAATGGCTCAGTACCAGCCATCGGGCCAAATGCATGCTCCTCCGGCTGGACAACCTTGGGTGTCCTCTGTTTCTCAGAGTGCTGCAACTGTTACACCAGTGCAACAGGCTGGAGTGCAATCATCTGGTACTCCGTCAACTGATTCT GCAACAAGTGCCCCTAACCAGCAGTCAGCATCTGATTGGCAAGAGCATACTGCAGCTGATGACAGAAG ATATTACTACAACAAGAGGACAAGGCAATCTAGTTGGGAGAAACCATTGGAACTGATGTCACCTATTGAG AGGGCTGATGCATCAACTGTTTGGAAAGAATTCACATCTTCAGATGGAAGAAA GTATTATTACAACAAGGTTACTCAGCAATCAACATGGTCAATACCAGAGGAACTTAAG TTGGCTCGTGAATTGGCGCTGAAAGCTGCCAACCAGGGAATGCAGTTAGAAACAAGTGATACATCCAATACTGCTGTTTCATCTGCTGCACCATCAACAGTGACAAATACTGCTAGCTCAAACACTCCTTTGACATCAAATGGGCTTTCTTCAAGTCCAGCTTCTGTCACACCAATTGCATCATCAACTGGTCCTCAGCAGTTGGTTTCTGGATTATCAAGTGGTGGGACTGAACTGAGTACTGTGGTAACTGCGTCAACGACAGTAGCTGGACCTGCAAATCCTCTTGACACCACTACACCGTCCAG TGTTGAAAATCAAGCATCTCAGGATTTTGCTGCATCTACCGGTGGAGCTTCTGTTCAAGATATAGAG GAAACCAAAAAAGGAGTGCCAGTTGCTGGAAAAGTTAATGTGACTCTGCCGGAGGAGAAAGCAAATGATAAAGAAACCTTTGCATATGCAAATAAGATG GAAGCAAAAATTGCATTTAAGGCACTATTGGAGTCTGCTAATGTTCAGTCTGATTGGACATGGGAACAG GCGATGAGAGAAATAATCAATGACAAAAGATACAATGCTCTAAAAACACTTGGTGAGCGGAAACAAGCTTTTAATGAG TATTTGGGCCAAAGGAAGAAGCTAGAGGCTGAAGAGAGACGCATGAAGCAGAAAAAAGCTCGAGAAGAATTCACAAAGATGCTGGAA GAGTGCAAGGAGCTAACTTCATCCATGAGATTGAG CAAAGCAATCAATATGTTTGAAAA AGATTTATTTGAGAGCTACATGGTGGAACTCGAGAGAAAG GAAAAGGAAAATGCTGCTGAGGAACACAGACGGAATTTAGCAGAATACAGGAAATTCTTGGAGTCATGTGATTATGTGAAG GTTCACAGTCCATGGCGAAAAGTCCAAGATCGGTTAGAGGACGATGATAGATATTTACGGCTTGAAAAAATTGACCGCTTGCTTGTTTTCCAG GACTATATTCGTGAAttggaaaaggaagaagaggagcaAAAACGAGTACAGAAG GAGCGAGTTCGTCGTGGTGAAAGGAAAAATCGTGATGCATTCCGCAAGTTGTTGGAAGAACATGTTGCTGCTGGAATTCTTAATGCTAAAACTCAATGGAGAGAATACTGCTTGAAG GTTAGGGATTTGCCTCAATATCAAGCTGTCGCATCAAACACATCTGGTTCCACTCCTAAGGATTTGTTTGAGGATGTAGTAGAAGATCTTGAAAATCAG TACCATGAAGACAAGACACTGGTAAAAGATATAATTAAGTCAGGCAAG ATCACTGTAGTGTCCACTTCGGTGTTTGAGGAATTCAAGGCTGCTATCTTGGAAGAAGGTAGTTGCGAAACAATATCAGAGATCAATTTGAAG CTTATATTCGAAGACTTGTTAGAGAGAGCTaaagagaaagaggagaaagaagctaaGAAGCGCCAGCGCCTTGCTGATGACTTAACTAACCTGTTATATACATTCAAG GATATTACTACATCTTCAACTTGGGAGGATTGCAAGCCACTTGTTGAGGAGACACAAGAGTACAG ATCAATGGGGGATGAAAACTACAGTAGAGAAGTATTTGAGGAGTACATTACATACCTAAAGGAAAAAGCTAAAGAGAAGGAACGCAAGCGTGAAGAGGAAAAG GCCAGaaaggagaaagagagagaagagaaagagaaacggaaggagaaggaaaaggaaaaaaaagagaaggatagAGAACGCGAGAAAGAAAAGTCTAAAGATCGGCATAAGAAGGACGACACAGATAGTGAAAACCAAGATATTGAAGGCCATGGTTTcaaggaagagaagaaaaaagacaAAGATAAGGAAAGGAAACACAGGAAGAGGCGACACAGCAGTGTAGAGGATGTGGATTCCGAGAgggatgaaaaagaagagtcTAAGAAATCACGAAAGCACGGCAGCGACCGAAAGAAATATCTCGAAAG CATGCAAACTCTCCAGAATCAGACAATGAAACCCGGCATAGAAGACACAAGAGGGAGCACCGTGATGGTTCCCGGAAAACCGGGGGCCATGAAGAACTTGAAGACGGGGAACTCGGTGATGATGCAGAGATTTAGACGCTAG